The following proteins come from a genomic window of Microbacterium sulfonylureivorans:
- a CDS encoding lactonase family protein has translation MRFLLGGYTADMDGSASGIGMLLAGAADDASAGGSLSFAGDVAAAESPSWLAAHPSLDVVYAALEARGAVQAFRRTGEASFVPLGAAVPAGEATCHIAVAPDGGSLVAACWGDGRVVRMTLDAAGLPSSPAIAPAAADPYGPDAPQERADLGLGLDLAAASRALREAAGAEYAHLVPAHDEAPAEPEAEASARPSRAHETAFLPGGVIATTDMGLDLVRFWHATPNGLRPGQQLALPKGSGPRHMVFHPSGHLYVVAELSCEVFALAPSADGTWRIVGGAPVGAGGVLPGDAAAELAASRDGEFLYAGVRGSNTIATVRVRGAGETLSPVALVDSGVNWPRHHVVVRDTLVVAGQLSDEIASLTLDLRTGVPGRVRHRAAAPSPTCLLPIA, from the coding sequence GTGCGCTTCCTGCTGGGCGGCTACACCGCCGACATGGACGGCTCCGCGAGCGGGATCGGGATGCTGCTCGCGGGCGCCGCAGACGACGCCTCCGCCGGCGGCTCCCTCTCCTTCGCCGGCGACGTCGCGGCGGCCGAATCCCCGTCCTGGCTGGCCGCGCATCCCTCGCTCGACGTCGTCTACGCCGCCCTCGAGGCACGCGGCGCCGTACAGGCGTTCCGTCGCACGGGCGAGGCATCCTTCGTCCCCCTCGGCGCGGCCGTGCCCGCCGGCGAGGCGACGTGCCACATCGCCGTCGCGCCCGACGGCGGCTCGCTCGTGGCGGCATGCTGGGGCGACGGTCGCGTCGTGCGCATGACACTGGATGCCGCGGGCCTGCCCTCGTCGCCCGCCATCGCGCCCGCCGCCGCCGACCCCTACGGTCCCGATGCGCCCCAGGAACGCGCCGACCTCGGACTCGGGCTCGACCTCGCCGCCGCCTCGCGCGCGCTGCGCGAGGCCGCTGGTGCGGAGTACGCACACCTCGTGCCGGCGCACGACGAGGCGCCCGCGGAGCCGGAGGCCGAGGCATCCGCTCGCCCGTCACGCGCGCACGAGACCGCTTTCCTGCCGGGCGGAGTGATCGCCACCACCGACATGGGGCTCGACCTCGTGCGGTTCTGGCACGCGACACCGAACGGGCTGCGCCCGGGTCAGCAGCTCGCCCTCCCGAAGGGCAGCGGCCCGAGGCACATGGTCTTCCACCCGAGCGGTCACCTCTACGTCGTCGCCGAGCTCTCGTGCGAGGTCTTCGCCCTCGCCCCATCCGCCGACGGCACCTGGCGCATCGTCGGCGGCGCGCCGGTGGGCGCCGGAGGCGTGCTGCCCGGAGATGCCGCCGCCGAGCTCGCCGCTTCGCGCGACGGCGAGTTCCTCTACGCCGGCGTACGCGGGAGCAACACGATCGCGACGGTCCGCGTGCGGGGCGCGGGTGAGACGCTGAGCCCCGTCGCGCTCGTCGACTCCGGCGTGAACTGGCCGAGGCACCACGTCGTCGTCCGCGACACGCTCGTCGTCGCCGGGCAGCTGTCCGACGAGATCGCGTCGCTCACACTCGACCTGCGCACCGGCGTCCCCGGACGCGTGCGGCACCGTGCGGCCGCCCCGTCGCCGACCTGCCTGCTGCCGATCGCCTGA
- a CDS encoding AI-2E family transporter: MTDATSSTGAGGTGASTPLAADPGAGTDASNDTTTVSDRTAAALALAENQPGRPFWARLDNPFTVGLLLTLGGLVALLLGIALANISTILVYIGLAAFAALGLDPVIKWLGRHGVKRGWAIAILFLGFAIIGAGLLWLVVPTLVDQISAFVTGIPDTIDNFEKSDFYSWLEGIFGPGLTTLVNDLEKFITDPANIAAISGGLLKVGAGIATAVSGALIVVVLTLYFVASLPAIKDSLMQFAPARRRPGVRAMTDQITDSVGGYLMGMVILAFFNSVIATLLHAVLQLPYPLLMGVLAFSITIIPLIGPVLYWIVATVIALFTSPIAALIFAICYLIYIQIEAYVLTPKVMNRAIEIPGSLVVIGALIGGTLLGFIGALVAIPVTASILLIIKQVFFKKQDAKV; encoded by the coding sequence ATGACTGACGCCACCTCGTCGACCGGTGCCGGCGGCACCGGCGCCTCGACGCCCCTCGCAGCCGACCCGGGGGCCGGGACCGACGCATCCAACGACACGACGACGGTGAGCGACCGCACGGCCGCGGCCCTCGCTCTCGCCGAGAATCAGCCGGGCCGCCCGTTCTGGGCGCGACTCGACAATCCCTTCACCGTGGGTCTCCTGCTGACACTCGGCGGGCTGGTCGCGCTGCTCCTCGGAATAGCGCTCGCCAACATCTCGACGATCCTCGTGTACATCGGGCTGGCGGCCTTCGCGGCCCTGGGCCTCGATCCGGTCATCAAGTGGCTGGGCAGGCACGGCGTCAAGCGAGGATGGGCGATCGCCATCCTCTTCCTGGGCTTCGCCATCATCGGCGCCGGACTCCTGTGGCTCGTCGTGCCGACACTGGTCGACCAGATCTCGGCGTTCGTCACCGGCATCCCCGACACGATCGACAACTTCGAGAAGTCCGACTTCTACAGCTGGCTCGAGGGCATCTTCGGCCCGGGTCTCACGACGCTCGTGAACGATCTGGAGAAGTTCATCACCGATCCCGCGAACATCGCGGCGATCTCCGGCGGTCTGCTGAAGGTCGGTGCGGGCATCGCCACGGCCGTCTCAGGCGCCCTGATCGTCGTCGTCCTGACCCTGTACTTCGTCGCGTCGCTCCCCGCGATCAAGGACTCGCTGATGCAGTTCGCTCCGGCGCGCCGTCGCCCGGGTGTGCGGGCCATGACCGACCAGATCACCGACTCCGTCGGCGGCTACCTCATGGGAATGGTCATCCTGGCGTTCTTCAACTCGGTGATCGCGACTCTGCTGCACGCCGTCCTCCAGCTGCCGTATCCGCTGCTCATGGGCGTGCTGGCGTTCTCGATCACGATCATCCCGTTGATCGGACCGGTGCTCTACTGGATCGTCGCGACGGTGATCGCTCTGTTCACCAGCCCGATCGCGGCGCTGATCTTCGCCATCTGCTACTTGATCTACATCCAGATCGAGGCCTACGTGCTGACCCCCAAGGTCATGAACAGGGCGATCGAGATCCCCGGCTCGCTCGTCGTGATCGGCGCTCTCATCGGCGGCACGCTGCTCGGCTTCATCGGAGCGCTGGTCGCGATCCCGGTGACGGCATCGATCCTGCTGATCATCAAGCAGGTCTTCTTCAAGAAGCAGGACGCAAAGGTCTAG
- a CDS encoding chorismate mutase → MTEDPTTTLRRLRSSIDNIDASLVYLLAERFKATKQVGHLKAEHGMPASDPAREEQQVARLRRLAEEAELDPAFAEKWFNFVVAEVIRHHTEAADSR, encoded by the coding sequence ATGACCGAGGACCCGACGACGACGCTGCGGCGCCTTCGCAGCAGCATCGACAACATCGACGCCTCGCTCGTGTATCTCCTCGCCGAACGGTTCAAGGCCACGAAGCAGGTGGGTCACCTCAAAGCGGAGCACGGGATGCCGGCATCCGACCCCGCCCGCGAGGAGCAGCAGGTCGCTCGCCTGCGCCGTCTGGCCGAGGAGGCCGAGCTCGATCCGGCGTTCGCCGAGAAGTGGTTCAACTTCGTCGTCGCGGAAGTGATCCGGCACCACACCGAGGCCGCCGACAGCCGCTGA
- a CDS encoding ABC transporter ATP-binding protein, with product MTHVIEVNGLTKRYRDTVAVDDVSFTIEKDTIYGLLGRNGAGKTTVMSILTAQNFATEGDVRVFGMHPYENAKALSRMCFVRESQKYPDDALPRHAFAAARLFFPNWDQELAERLIEEFQLPAKRRIKKLSRGQLSAVGVIIGIASRAEITFFDEPYLGLDAVARQIFYDRLLEDYTEHPRTIILSSHLIDEVSNLIERVLVIDRGRIVMDESTDAVRDRAANIVGDASAVEAFVSGRRVIHRENLGNVASVTVLGALTLADRELLAAAGLEVAPVSLQQLIVRTTQHAADEASALDEGVLR from the coding sequence ATGACGCACGTGATCGAGGTGAACGGCCTCACCAAGCGCTACCGCGACACTGTCGCGGTGGACGACGTGAGCTTCACCATCGAGAAGGACACGATCTACGGCCTGCTGGGCCGCAACGGCGCCGGCAAGACGACGGTCATGTCGATCCTGACCGCGCAGAACTTCGCCACCGAAGGCGATGTCCGGGTGTTCGGCATGCACCCGTACGAGAATGCGAAGGCCCTCTCGCGCATGTGCTTCGTGCGCGAGAGCCAGAAGTACCCCGACGACGCGCTGCCGCGGCACGCGTTCGCTGCCGCTCGCCTCTTCTTCCCGAACTGGGACCAGGAGCTCGCCGAGCGGCTCATCGAGGAGTTCCAGCTCCCCGCGAAGCGCCGGATCAAGAAGCTCTCCCGGGGGCAGCTGTCGGCGGTCGGCGTCATCATCGGAATCGCCTCGCGCGCGGAGATCACCTTCTTCGACGAGCCGTACCTCGGGCTCGACGCCGTCGCACGGCAGATCTTCTACGACCGGCTCCTCGAGGACTACACCGAGCACCCGCGCACGATCATCCTCTCGAGCCACCTGATCGACGAGGTCTCGAACCTCATCGAGCGCGTGCTCGTGATCGACCGCGGTCGCATCGTCATGGACGAGTCGACGGATGCCGTCCGCGACCGGGCCGCCAACATCGTCGGCGACGCGTCCGCCGTCGAGGCGTTCGTGAGCGGCCGCCGGGTCATCCATCGCGAGAACCTGGGCAATGTGGCATCCGTCACGGTCCTCGGCGCTCTCACGCTCGCCGACCGCGAGCTCCTCGCCGCCGCCGGCCTCGAGGTCGCCCCCGTCTCGCTCCAGCAGCTGATCGTGCGCACCACCCAGCATGCCGCCGACGAGGCATCCGCACTCGACGAAGGAGTACTCCGATGA
- a CDS encoding GntR family transcriptional regulator yields the protein MIEEGRALFLQIAESVEDSIVEGSLPEEGRAPSTNELAAFYRINPATAAKGVAMLVDKGVIYKRRGIGMFVAPGAREQLLAERRAAFADRFVEPLLAEARKLGLGPEDLTTLIRDRASLPAAATPEGDAR from the coding sequence GTGATCGAAGAAGGCAGGGCGCTGTTCCTCCAGATCGCCGAGAGCGTGGAGGACTCCATCGTCGAGGGGAGCCTGCCCGAGGAGGGCCGTGCTCCGTCGACGAACGAACTCGCCGCCTTCTACCGCATCAACCCCGCCACGGCTGCGAAGGGAGTCGCCATGCTCGTCGACAAGGGCGTGATCTACAAGCGTCGCGGGATCGGCATGTTCGTTGCGCCGGGCGCGCGCGAGCAGCTCCTGGCCGAGCGGCGCGCCGCGTTCGCCGACCGCTTCGTGGAGCCGCTGCTGGCAGAGGCGCGCAAGCTCGGGCTCGGCCCCGAAGATCTCACCACCCTCATCCGCGACCGGGCTTCGCTCCCGGCCGCGGCCACCCCCGAAGGAGACGCACGATGA
- a CDS encoding patatin-like phospholipase family protein — MEHPIAFVLGGGGVRGAVEIGMLRALLERGIRPDLVVGTSIGAINGALVARDPTLGAIRPLMDAWMSPEANSVYGDSIAVQLTRLVKTKTHLNSPAPLRRLLERALGADTRFEDLPVRLQVVAASVERAAERVFDSGPLIDAILASASVPGLLPPTRIGDEHYIDGGIVNSIPIEQAVTAGARTVFVLQVGRIESPLVAPRTAVETARVAFEVARRHRFARDLATLPDGVVLHVLPSGGGLDGDDSLRSYRRMDTVRTRIDQAYAASSAFLEARDLGAPDPSTES, encoded by the coding sequence GTGGAGCATCCGATCGCTTTCGTCCTGGGCGGAGGCGGCGTGCGCGGCGCCGTGGAGATCGGGATGCTGCGCGCCCTGCTCGAGCGCGGCATCCGACCCGACCTCGTCGTGGGCACCTCGATCGGCGCGATCAACGGCGCGCTCGTCGCGCGCGATCCCACCCTCGGGGCGATCCGGCCGCTCATGGACGCATGGATGTCGCCGGAGGCGAACTCGGTCTACGGCGACTCGATCGCGGTGCAGCTGACGCGCCTGGTCAAGACCAAGACGCATCTCAACTCGCCCGCGCCGCTCCGACGCCTGCTCGAGCGCGCGCTGGGCGCCGACACGCGGTTCGAGGACCTCCCGGTGCGACTGCAGGTCGTCGCGGCGAGCGTCGAGCGGGCGGCCGAGCGCGTCTTCGACTCGGGCCCGCTCATCGACGCCATCCTCGCCTCGGCGTCGGTGCCCGGGCTGCTCCCGCCCACACGGATCGGCGACGAGCACTACATCGACGGCGGCATCGTGAACTCGATCCCGATCGAGCAGGCCGTGACCGCCGGGGCCCGCACGGTGTTCGTGCTGCAGGTCGGACGCATCGAGTCGCCCCTCGTCGCGCCGCGCACGGCGGTCGAGACGGCGCGGGTCGCGTTCGAGGTCGCTCGCAGGCACCGCTTCGCCCGCGACCTCGCCACCCTTCCCGACGGAGTCGTGCTGCACGTGCTCCCGAGCGGCGGCGGCCTCGACGGCGACGACTCGCTCCGCTCGTACCGACGCATGGACACCGTGCGCACCCGGATCGACCAGGCCTACGCGGCGAGCAGCGCCTTCCTCGAGGCGCGCGACCTCGGCGCCCCCGATCCGAGCACGGAGTCCTGA
- a CDS encoding 1-acyl-sn-glycerol-3-phosphate acyltransferase produces the protein MRLPPTWVRRIVLAPLVIVVAVVMLALTPVWLIVALALTSLVPGRFRLPRVLWLVTVYLLWDAALVVVLFVLWIGSGFGLALRSPSFERAHYRLGAWALKVLFWVFGGVLRLTITTTGSDADDPSEARRAFDALFTPGTPLVVASRHAGPGDSFILIHTLLNGVDRRPRIVLKYTMQWDPAVDILLHRIPTRFIVPSGFGPRAKGGGRGVERALGDLAAGLGPEDAFVIFPEGGNFSRTRRLSRIARLRDAGREGLAARAEALEHVMAPQPGGVHVALDAAPDADVVFVAHTGLDRLVTMRDIWRALPMDKSIAMRAWRVARTEIPADRDAQASWLFDWFERIDAWIEAHEPAPEADEGGSAASGV, from the coding sequence ATGCGCCTGCCGCCGACCTGGGTGCGCCGCATCGTGCTCGCGCCCCTCGTGATCGTCGTCGCCGTCGTGATGCTCGCACTCACCCCGGTGTGGCTCATCGTCGCGCTGGCGCTGACCTCGCTCGTCCCCGGAAGGTTCCGGCTTCCCCGTGTCCTGTGGCTCGTCACGGTCTACCTGCTGTGGGATGCCGCGCTCGTCGTCGTGCTGTTCGTGCTGTGGATCGGGTCGGGGTTCGGCCTCGCGCTGAGGTCCCCGTCGTTCGAGCGCGCGCACTACCGGCTCGGAGCATGGGCGCTGAAGGTGCTGTTCTGGGTGTTCGGGGGCGTCCTGCGCCTGACGATCACCACGACCGGCTCGGACGCCGACGACCCGTCGGAGGCCCGGAGAGCCTTCGACGCGCTGTTCACCCCGGGCACGCCGCTCGTGGTGGCCAGTCGCCATGCCGGACCCGGCGACTCGTTCATCCTGATCCACACGCTGCTCAACGGGGTCGACCGTCGACCGCGGATCGTCCTCAAGTACACGATGCAGTGGGACCCGGCCGTCGACATCCTCCTGCACCGGATCCCGACCCGGTTCATCGTGCCCTCCGGGTTCGGCCCGCGGGCGAAGGGCGGCGGGCGCGGCGTGGAGCGCGCGCTCGGCGACCTCGCCGCAGGACTCGGTCCCGAGGACGCGTTCGTGATCTTCCCCGAGGGCGGCAACTTCTCGCGCACGCGCCGCCTGAGCCGGATCGCGCGGCTGCGCGACGCGGGACGTGAGGGCCTGGCGGCGCGGGCCGAAGCGCTGGAGCACGTCATGGCTCCGCAGCCCGGCGGTGTGCACGTCGCGCTCGACGCGGCGCCGGACGCCGACGTCGTGTTCGTGGCGCACACCGGCCTGGATCGGCTCGTGACCATGCGCGACATCTGGCGGGCCCTGCCCATGGACAAGTCGATCGCGATGCGGGCCTGGCGTGTCGCACGCACGGAGATCCCGGCCGATCGCGATGCCCAGGCGTCGTGGCTGTTCGACTGGTTCGAGCGCATCGACGCGTGGATCGAGGCGCACGAGCCGGCGCCCGAGGCGGACGAGGGCGGGTCGGCCGCGTCAGGAGTGTGA
- the purL gene encoding phosphoribosylformylglycinamidine synthase subunit PurL gives MTTPSPTPAAARPAADTVDNAAATPEKEQPYAALGLKDDEYAKIREILGRRPTSGELAMYSVMWSEHCSYKSSKIYLRKFGEKVSDEMKTRLMVGMGQNAGVVDIGEGWAVTFKVESHNHPSYIEPFQGAATGVGGIVRDIISMGARPVAVMDQLRFGAIDHPDTARVVHGVVSGISFYGNCLGLPNIGGETVFDAVYQGNPLVNALAVGVLRHEDLKLANATGAGNKVVLFGARTGGDGIGGASILASDTFADGGPTKRPAVQVGDPFAEKVLIECCLELYKDELVEAIQDLGAAGISCATSELAANGGSGMRVDLENVLLRDPTLTPEEILMSESQERMMAIVAPEKLEAFLAVVGKWDVETSVLGEVTGDGRLQIFWHGEEIVNVDPSTVAVDGPVYERPVAYPTWIDALRDDSASALTRDVDPDTLRRQFTQLVASPNLADTSWVTNQYDYYVMGNTALSFPDDAGMIRVDEHSGLGFAIATDCNGRFCQLDPYEGAKLALAEAYRNVAVTGAVPTAVTDCLNFGSPENPEVMWQFSQAVDGLSDGCLELGVPVTGGNVSFYNQTGDQPIFPTPVVGVLGIIDDVARRIPSGWQDAGENIYLLGVTATELSGSQWAGTIHGHLGGRPPAVDLGQEKKLAELLHAAGQQSLVSSAHDLSSGGLAQSLAEAVMRFGVGARVWLNEIIERDGVDAATALFSESTGRVIVSVPREDDVKFRGLCEGRGYPVLRIGVTDAAADGDAPALEVQGLFTVPLSELRDLSNATLPAAFGATVAEPVA, from the coding sequence GTGACCACCCCCTCTCCGACGCCCGCAGCCGCACGCCCGGCCGCCGACACCGTCGACAACGCCGCCGCCACCCCCGAGAAGGAGCAGCCGTACGCGGCTCTCGGACTCAAGGACGACGAGTACGCGAAGATCCGTGAGATCCTCGGCCGCCGCCCCACCTCGGGCGAGCTGGCGATGTACTCCGTCATGTGGAGCGAGCACTGCTCCTACAAGTCGAGCAAGATCTACCTCCGCAAGTTCGGCGAGAAGGTCTCCGACGAGATGAAGACCCGCCTCATGGTCGGCATGGGTCAGAACGCCGGCGTCGTCGACATCGGCGAGGGCTGGGCGGTCACCTTCAAGGTCGAGTCGCACAACCACCCCAGCTACATCGAGCCGTTCCAGGGCGCCGCGACGGGCGTGGGCGGCATCGTGCGCGACATCATCTCGATGGGCGCGCGCCCGGTCGCCGTCATGGACCAGCTGCGCTTCGGCGCCATCGACCACCCCGACACGGCCCGTGTCGTGCACGGCGTCGTCAGCGGCATCTCGTTCTACGGCAACTGCCTGGGCCTCCCCAACATCGGCGGCGAGACGGTCTTCGACGCCGTGTACCAGGGCAACCCCCTCGTCAACGCGCTCGCGGTCGGCGTCCTCCGCCACGAGGACCTCAAGCTCGCCAACGCGACCGGCGCCGGCAACAAGGTCGTGCTGTTCGGCGCCCGCACCGGCGGAGACGGCATCGGCGGAGCATCCATCCTCGCCTCCGACACGTTCGCCGACGGCGGCCCCACCAAGCGCCCCGCGGTGCAGGTGGGCGACCCGTTCGCCGAGAAGGTGCTCATCGAGTGCTGCCTCGAGCTGTACAAGGACGAGCTCGTCGAGGCCATCCAGGACCTCGGCGCGGCCGGCATCTCGTGCGCGACCAGCGAGCTCGCGGCGAACGGCGGTTCGGGCATGCGCGTCGATCTCGAGAACGTGCTGCTGCGCGACCCCACGCTGACGCCCGAGGAGATCCTCATGAGCGAGAGCCAGGAGCGCATGATGGCGATCGTGGCTCCCGAGAAGCTCGAGGCGTTCCTCGCGGTGGTCGGCAAATGGGATGTCGAGACCAGCGTCCTGGGCGAGGTCACCGGCGACGGCCGCCTGCAGATCTTCTGGCACGGCGAGGAGATCGTGAACGTCGATCCCTCGACGGTGGCCGTCGACGGCCCGGTGTACGAGCGTCCGGTCGCCTACCCGACCTGGATCGACGCCCTGCGCGACGACTCGGCCTCGGCGCTCACGCGCGACGTCGACCCCGACACGCTGCGCCGTCAGTTCACCCAGCTGGTCGCGAGCCCCAACCTCGCCGACACGTCGTGGGTCACGAACCAGTACGACTACTACGTCATGGGAAACACGGCACTGTCGTTCCCCGACGACGCCGGCATGATCCGCGTCGACGAGCACTCCGGTCTCGGCTTCGCGATCGCCACCGACTGCAACGGCCGCTTCTGCCAGCTCGATCCGTACGAGGGTGCGAAGCTCGCCCTCGCCGAGGCCTACCGCAACGTCGCCGTGACCGGCGCGGTGCCGACGGCGGTCACCGACTGCCTGAACTTCGGCTCGCCCGAGAACCCCGAGGTCATGTGGCAGTTCTCGCAGGCCGTCGACGGCCTGTCCGACGGATGCCTCGAGCTCGGCGTGCCCGTGACGGGCGGCAACGTCTCGTTCTACAACCAGACCGGCGACCAGCCGATCTTCCCGACCCCGGTCGTCGGCGTGCTCGGGATCATCGACGACGTCGCCCGGCGCATCCCCTCCGGCTGGCAGGACGCGGGCGAGAACATCTACCTCCTCGGCGTGACCGCCACCGAGCTCTCGGGCTCGCAGTGGGCGGGCACGATCCACGGCCACCTCGGCGGACGCCCGCCGGCCGTCGACCTCGGCCAGGAGAAGAAGCTCGCCGAGCTGCTGCACGCGGCGGGCCAGCAGTCGCTCGTCTCGAGCGCGCACGACCTGTCGTCGGGTGGCTTGGCGCAGTCCCTGGCCGAGGCCGTCATGCGCTTCGGCGTCGGCGCGCGGGTCTGGCTCAACGAGATCATCGAGCGCGACGGTGTGGATGCTGCGACCGCCCTGTTCTCGGAGTCCACGGGTCGCGTCATCGTGAGCGTTCCGCGCGAGGACGACGTGAAGTTCCGCGGCCTGTGCGAGGGCCGGGGCTACCCGGTGCTCCGCATCGGCGTCACCGACGCGGCCGCCGACGGCGACGCTCCGGCGCTCGAGGTGCAGGGGCTGTTCACCGTCCCGCTCTCCGAGCTGCGCGACCTCTCGAACGCCACTCTTCCGGCCGCCTTCGGCGCAACGGTCGCCGAGCCCGTCGCCTGA
- a CDS encoding fatty acid desaturase family protein has protein sequence MRPESCAIIATVALEATLGPVRQTYADSKSFPPITKAYTEVSNVVKETGLLRRAPLFYAAVGVALILAFGGIVTGFILLGDTWYQLLMAAALGIVLTQVAFLAHEAAHRQILSSGPANDRLGRILAAGIVGISLSWWTTKHNRHHGNPNQVGRDPDIEIDTISFTEEDAASARGLRRLITRKQGWLFFPLLTLEGLNLHALGFKHLFSRGEVKGRWVEISLVLVRFALFLTPLFLFLPVGMAFAFIGVQLAVFGVYMGASFAPNHKGMPIIAPGARLDFFSKQVRTSRNIRGGWWATALMGGLNYQVEHHLFPSMARPHLAKASEIVRDHCRTLGVPYTETSLVESYAIVIAYLNRVGLAARDPFDCHMVSQFRSV, from the coding sequence ATCCGACCAGAGAGTTGCGCGATCATCGCCACCGTCGCCCTTGAGGCCACCCTCGGACCGGTTCGTCAGACCTACGCCGACTCGAAGTCCTTCCCGCCGATCACCAAGGCCTACACCGAGGTGTCGAACGTCGTGAAGGAGACCGGCCTGCTGCGCCGTGCTCCGCTGTTCTACGCCGCGGTCGGCGTAGCGCTGATCCTCGCGTTCGGCGGCATCGTGACCGGCTTCATCCTGCTCGGCGACACCTGGTACCAGCTGCTCATGGCGGCGGCGCTCGGCATCGTGCTGACGCAGGTGGCGTTCCTCGCCCACGAGGCCGCGCACCGGCAGATCCTGAGCTCCGGCCCGGCCAACGACCGCCTCGGGCGGATCCTCGCGGCGGGCATCGTCGGCATCAGCCTCTCGTGGTGGACCACCAAGCACAATCGCCACCACGGCAACCCGAATCAGGTCGGTCGCGACCCCGACATCGAGATCGACACGATCTCCTTCACCGAAGAGGATGCCGCGTCCGCACGCGGCCTCCGCCGGCTCATCACCCGCAAGCAGGGATGGCTGTTCTTCCCGCTCCTCACCCTCGAGGGCCTGAACCTCCACGCACTGGGCTTCAAGCACCTGTTCTCCCGCGGTGAGGTCAAGGGCCGCTGGGTCGAGATCTCGCTCGTGCTCGTGCGCTTCGCGCTCTTCCTCACGCCGCTGTTCCTCTTCCTGCCGGTCGGCATGGCGTTCGCCTTCATCGGCGTGCAGCTCGCGGTGTTCGGCGTCTACATGGGAGCGTCCTTCGCTCCCAACCACAAGGGCATGCCGATCATCGCGCCCGGCGCGCGGCTCGACTTCTTCTCGAAGCAGGTCCGCACATCGCGCAACATCCGCGGCGGCTGGTGGGCGACCGCCCTCATGGGCGGCCTGAACTACCAGGTCGAGCACCACCTCTTCCCGAGCATGGCTCGCCCGCACCTCGCCAAGGCGAGCGAGATCGTCCGCGATCACTGCCGCACGCTCGGCGTGCCGTACACCGAGACCAGCCTGGTCGAGTCGTACGCGATCGTCATCGCGTACCTCAACCGCGTCGGCCTCGCCGCCCGCGACCCGTTCGACTGCCACATGGTCAGCCAGTTCCGCAGCGTCTGA
- a CDS encoding TerC family protein, with amino-acid sequence MDFSFAFTPDLIAVFLTLFVLEIVLGVDNVIFISILASKLPKEQQAKARNLGLTLAMLIRVVLVFFAGWIITLKEDVFFIGDLGFSWKDLILIAGGLFLVYKAVTEIHHKLEGAEEEHGSGKKVAQITFGSVIAQILLLDIVFSLDSVITAVGMTENMIVIITVVVLSFGIMLFASRFIFTFVNKHPTVKMLALSFLLLIGVFLVAEGFGVHVDKALIYMPMAFAVLVEGLNLWAASRKAKRDKTRQHAVQLRPTYPDVDESVAVAAALSGGASGGSVGLSSKPVAGDAAPADDERAGLG; translated from the coding sequence GTGGACTTCTCCTTCGCCTTCACGCCCGACCTGATCGCGGTGTTCCTGACGCTGTTCGTGCTCGAGATCGTTCTCGGCGTCGACAACGTCATCTTCATCTCGATCCTCGCCTCCAAGCTCCCGAAGGAGCAGCAGGCGAAGGCGCGCAACCTGGGTCTGACGCTCGCGATGCTGATCCGTGTCGTCCTGGTGTTCTTCGCCGGCTGGATCATCACGCTGAAGGAGGACGTCTTCTTCATCGGCGACCTCGGCTTCTCGTGGAAGGATCTCATCCTCATCGCCGGCGGTCTGTTCCTCGTCTACAAGGCGGTCACGGAGATCCACCACAAGCTCGAGGGCGCCGAGGAGGAGCACGGATCGGGCAAGAAGGTCGCCCAGATCACCTTCGGCTCGGTCATCGCGCAGATCCTGCTGCTCGACATCGTCTTCTCGCTCGACTCCGTCATCACCGCCGTCGGCATGACCGAGAACATGATCGTGATCATCACCGTCGTGGTGCTGTCGTTCGGCATCATGCTCTTCGCGTCGCGCTTCATCTTCACGTTCGTGAACAAGCACCCCACGGTGAAGATGCTGGCGCTGTCGTTCCTGCTGCTCATCGGCGTGTTCCTCGTCGCGGAGGGCTTCGGCGTCCACGTCGACAAGGCGCTCATCTACATGCCGATGGCGTTCGCCGTGCTGGTCGAGGGCCTCAACCTCTGGGCGGCGTCGCGCAAGGCCAAGCGCGACAAGACCCGTCAGCACGCGGTGCAGCTGCGCCCGACGTACCCCGACGTCGACGAGTCCGTCGCCGTCGCCGCGGCCCTGTCGGGCGGGGCGAGCGGCGGTTCGGTCGGCCTGTCGAGCAAGCCGGTGGCGGGGGATGCCGCGCCCGCCGATGACGAGCGCGCCGGACTCGGCTGA